From the genome of Candidatus Latescibacterota bacterium:
CGCTGACATCAGGCCTGCCTCCTGCCCAAATTCCTTCAATCCAAAGAACAACGGTGTACTGCCAGCCGCGATAGTCGGTACGACGGATTTCGATGTAGATATGATCGATCCGTCTACAATCAGGCTCGAGGGAGTTCCTGCCCTGAGTTGGAAATATGAAGACGTAACGACTGTTCCTGTTCCGGGGGAGTGCTCAACGGAAGGTCCGGATGGCATTGCTGATTTTTTCGTAAAATTCAATTCGCCGGAGATCGCAGCTGTATTGGGTGATGTAGAGGCGGATGATATTGTTCCGCTCGAATTGTCCTTTACTCTCTATGACGGGCGGAGTCTTGCGGCCTCCGATCTGGTGATCATCAGAGGATTCCAGGGCAATGCAACTGATAACAGGACCAACAAGAAGCTGATAGTGTCTGTCAGCAGTGCTCCTGGAGAATCGGTTCAGAGAATCAGTTTTAATCTTCCTGTTGCATCGACAGTCAGAGGTTCTGTATATGATGTCCGGGGCCGGCTTGTGAAAAGGGTCGTAGATTCATATCACCAGGCTGGACTTCACACGGTGAACCTGGATTCTTCAATGTTCACGAATGGAGTATATTTCCTCAGACTGGCTGCAGGAGATGAGGTCGTCAATCGCAAGATCATAATTATACGTTGATGGTAAGTGTAATCATTAAGGCAGCGCCCCTGATTTGGGGCGCTGTCATCCCAATGTTTTTGATGGGTGTCAGGCTTGGACTTTGTGTTAGTTACTTTTCCGGCGGCTTCTTCTATTGCATAATATATGGCATCTCCGTTAGTATCGGCAGGGATAGCGATAATATTCCAATGATTCGAACGGGACTGAATGATCGAACTCGAAAAATACGAGATTCTGGAAGAGATAGGCCGTGGGGGGATGGCTATCGTCTACAAGGCGAAGCACAAGCTTCTGCACAGCCACGTCGCGATCAAGGTCCTTTTTCCCCAGTTCACCCACGATGAAGAATTTCTCAAGAGGTTCATAAACGGCGCCCGCAGTGCCGCGCATCTCAAACACGATAACATCATTCCTGTGTACGATGTCGGCGACGAAGACGGTAACTACTACATAGTGATGGAGTGTCTCGAGGGCGAGGGCCTCGACGAGAAGATAAAACGTGAAGGAAAATTCTCCGAGGAGGAGATCGAATCTATTATGCGCCCTCTGGCCGGGGCCCTGGACTATGCCCACAAGAGGGGTGTAATACACAGGGATATAAAAAGTTCGAATATCTTTCTCGCCGAGGGTGGTCGGGTCGTCCTGATGGACTTCGATATTGCCAAGGCATCGGACCTTACCGTCAATTTGACGCAGGACGGCACTCTATTAGGTACGCCCGCATACATGAGCCCCGAGCAGGCAAGGGGAGAGAAAGTCGAGTTCACGAGCGACATCTATTCATTCGGAGTGGTCCTCTACGAGATGGCTACCGGTCAGGTGCCGTTCACAGGTGAGAGTACATTTTCCGTACTGCATCAGATAGCGATGGGTGATCCTTCCCCTCCAAGAGAGATCAATCCGGTAGTCAGCGCTAATCTGGATAAGAGGATCCTCTGGTGCATGGAGCAGTTGCCTGGCGACAGGCCTGGTAGTGTGGGGGAGATATTCAGCGCGGAGCCATCGGGTGACGGGAAAAGGAATGCGGAGAAATCTGATATAAAGGCTGATAAAAAAGCTGAGAAGAAGGCCGCGAAGCAGAAAGCCGCAGAAAAAAAGGCCGAAAAAAAGAAGGCGGCTGCCGAGAAGAAAGCTGCAGCCGAAAGAAAAGCAGAGGGAGAAAAGGATACGGGATCAGTCTCGGGAGTAAGTGAGACGAATTCGGAGCTTCTTGATACTGCAGTTTTAAGCTCACGAGTCGATAATATTGAAAAAGCACTGCAGACCGCTTACGTTCCACCGGCGACAAAAAGTCAACCGACAAAGAGCCAGCCAACCGAAAAATCCAAACGTCAAAAAACCAGGTTCAGGATGCCACGTTTGGCGAAAAGAGTTGTCTGGATCATCGTGATCATCATAGCTGCAGTATTAATAAAAGAAAATATGTTCCCGGAGAATTACAATTTCGGTGTAAAAGCTATTTTCTCGGCGAGCGAGTCCTCGGGGGAATTGCCCCCTCCATTGACGGCTCCGCTGGAGCTCTCTAAAAACGACGAAGGAAGAGTCCGGAGCCTCCACCGTGATGCCCTGGAAAAGATCGATGACGGCGATATCCTGAAAGCGGTGGAGAAACTGGCAGAGATACGCAGGATCGATCCAGGAAATGATCTTGCTCAAAAGGGTATGCAGAGAATTTATGACTGGCATCTTGCGAAAGCACAGAATATGCTTGCGGGAGGTAATTTCCCCGGATACGAAAACTTTATGGATAGGGCCGTTTCATACTGCCCCTCTATGAAGATGGATAACCTGTGCCAGCGGGCAAGGGTGTATCAGAATAGCAGAAGATTTATTGGAAAGGGAGATACGAATTCCGCGGCGGTCTATTTCAAGATTCTTGGGGTCCACGCGGAGACGATGAAGGACTGGGTAAGTGACAGGCTTTGACAGTCTGTCTTAACAGGCAACAGAAAAAGGACGGCGATTTGGATATTCAGTTCGGTTCAAAGACGGTAACTGGAAGAAGAAAGAGCAACCAGGACAGCATCTTCTTCATGCAGCAGAACGACTGTTTCATCGCGGCGGTAGCAGACGGCATGGGTGGATATGGTGGTGGAGAGGTGGCGAGCCGGATAGTGGCCGATGTCTGCAGGGAAAAATTTATGATGTTTTCCACTGCACCTGAAAAGGAACAGCTCGAAAGGACCATCCTGAAGATAATTGCCAGTTCGCAGGAGCATATAAAAATGAAATCGGTTGAAAAGGAAGAACTCAGTAAAATGGGTACGACCCTTACAGTCGCCATCGGTTGCATGGGCGAGTATGTCGTCGGAAATATAGGGGACAGCAGGACATACCTTATCTCCGGAGACTGGATAGAGCAGCTGACGAAGGACAACTCGATGGGGCAGGAGTATCGCGAAAAGTTTTCCGAGGAGGAAAGAGACAGCGGTCTTCTCCAGAAAATAAGCCATGCTCTGACAAAGTCTCTTTCCGGCGGTGAGGACGAGGCGGATATCTACCCTGGCGAGGGGCGCAGATATACATTCAGAAGAAACGATAAGCTGGTCCTCTGTTCCGATGGGCTGATCCTCGACAAGATCGGAGACACGGGACCCGAGATATTGAGGATCATGGGTATGGACGGTTCCCATGATGAGGCGGCTGAAGCTCTTGTGAACTGGGCCTATGAAAACGAATCGTCGGATAATATATCGGTGATAGTAGTTGCGGCCGGGGAATAATCGATCCCAGTGAGGGAATGATTCAGTCTCAGCCATAGGATGCTTTCGTCGGTATCGGGAAATATCAGTGATAAAAAGGGCGAGGCCATGAGGGACTCGCCCTTTGTCTTGGCTGTTGCCCAGCCAGGACGCAATAAACTACGTGAAGCTAGAATGCCACTCCCCCGCGGAGTATGAATCCAGGTCCGTATGTCATTTCGAATTCATCATTACCGCCGGCCGGAGCGCCGGTGATGCCTGCCATGATCAGCCAGTTGAAATTTTTCTCGGTGAGGATGACCAGCTCGAACGTACCATTGATTATGAGATAGCCCGAGGAATCAGCAGGTCCGATGGCGCCAAGCTTGCCGTAACTGATCCCGAAACCCGGCCTGAACAGGAGGTTCGACCCATCCTGTTGTATCCAGGCCTTGATCATAAAGCCGAGTTCGATCATCGAAGCAGAGTCGTCGTAGCCGCTGAAATTGCTGAAGCCGCCGACAACGCCGCCCGAGATCTTCGGCCCGAGTTTATAATCGAGTCCTCCGCTGAAGCTGAAGCTCAAGTCCGTTTCAAATTCCCTTCCTTCTACCCAGAAAGTACCCGGGCTTAAAAGTCCGATCTGGACGTTGATCGTGGTCTCTCTTTCGAGGAAATCGTACGCCATGGCCGGAGAAACGACTACCATCGCGAGCAGTGACACAAGAGCAATGAGTTTTGATAAACGCATCATATGACCCTCCTCTGTTGATGGGAAAACACCTCATTTGTATCTTGAAACTCCTTAAGGCGAGGATATGTTCGCTGCAATAAGATTGTCAAGGGATTGCTTGGTTTCCTGCGGGGCAGTCGTGGAGCAATCGCATCCCTAAACACCTTGACACCTGTCTGGTCATCAAATAATCTGAGGGCGTCGAAGAGTGGGATCCCCGCGTCGACAGGGACAGTATTCAGGTTACATTCACAATTGTTCAAGGAGGGAATCTTGAGACATTCGCTTATCGTAGTTCTTGTATTATTGATGACAGCATCTTCCGCGATGGCCCAGCATGTGGAGCAGGGCGACAAGGAAATTCAGGTCAACGCATTTTTCTTTGCGGTATCCGGAGTGTCCATGCTCAATCTGAGCGGCATTTACGGATATTATAAGACAGCAAAACTGGAGCTCGGAGGCGGCCCATCGATCAGTTATATGAGCTACGGCAGTGAAAGTAATACGACGATCGGCCTGACATTCTTCGGAAGGTACAACCTTACCGCGCGTGACCAGATAGTACCGTACATCAGTGCCCAGTTTTATCAGTATGACATCGCGCCTGAGGATCCCCTGGGGTTCGCCGACTATGCCTTTGTCCAGTGCGGTGGTGGATTCAAGTACTTCATCAATGAGTACATAGCATACGACGTGTCGGGTAACCTTGGTTTCAGTCTCGGTGGCGGAGAGGTCAGTTTCATCGCCGTCGGAGGACTGTCTGCATTTTTCTAGAATGGACCATATAATGAGAAGAACCGCTGTTTTACTTGTGGTCGCGATGACTGTTGTAGCCATTATCATGCCGGCGAACGGCAGCGCGGTTGAGCTTTATCTCGAACACAGGGTGCCGACTGCATCAAAAGAGATAACAGCGATCGCCTTCAGCTCTGGAAGTGTTGGAGCAGCATCCGGAAATCTGGGTCTGGTGGTGGCGTATGGGACCGGAGACGGGTCTGTCTTTGTCCTTGATCTGAAGGCAGCTGATGGGGGTGGTGGCAGATACGTTTTCGATTCTGGCGGGAAAAAAATAACAGCGATAGAGTTCAGCCCTGACGGTAGATACCTGGCTATCGCGGCGAAAAAGAAGTCAGTCTGGCTTGTGGTTCTCGGTGATAACGAGGATCGCCTGGAGTTGAAAGAGGCAAAGGGCCGGGTCGACGTTCTCGCGTTCAGTGAGGATGGACGATATCTCGCGGCCGGGGGCGACAGGAAGGATATTTTTGTCTGGGAGATTCCATCGGGACAGTCCCGTTCTGTTTTAAAGGGTCATGACGATGATGTGCTGGCTATCGCGTTTCACGGCGGAGAGAAAAGAATGATCTCTGCCGGGCGGGATAACATGATGATCATCTGGGACGCGGCATCGATGAGTATCCTGAGGAAGTACGAGCTCGAAGCGCGGACGATGGATGGTTCGGGTATCGATATTACAGCAGCCGAGGTGAGCGCGGACCGGAACTTTCTTGCCGTGGCTGTCAACGAGCACATGTTGAAAAAGGGTGGTAGAGGGATGATATTCAGATATCACCTCGCATTCTTTGATATTTCGAGGGGTGTTCTGCTGAAGATGCTTGAGGAGAACAACCGTAAGATAGAAAGGTTCGCTCTATATCCGGGCAATTGTTTCGTGGCGTTCGACAACTCGACACTTCAGACTCACACGCTCGCGTTTCGGAATATCGAGTCAGGCAGTGTGGATCTTTCTTATTCGATGAATTCGGAATTCCGGTTTCTCGAATTCTCCCCCGATGGGCGATGGCTCACAGCTGCCACGGGTCCGTCCGGCAGTGAAAAGAACGCGTCGCTGAATCTGTGGAGCGTCGATTACGACATGCCGGCATCAGGATGTTTCTCCGGTCGTGTGAGGCTCACATCGGACAGTGAACCGCTGTTGAAGGGTGCCTCTCAAAGAATAGCCGCCGTTGTGCCTTTTTCGGTGAGTGGGACTGATGAGGAGCTGGGGCGGGCCGCTGGCCATTTTCTCGAAAGCGCCCTGGCGGGAGTTCCCTGGCTGAGGCTGGTGGAGCGTTCCCGCGTCGATGAGATACTGAAGGAACTGAAGCTCCAACAGAGCGGGTATATCGATCGGGGTTCGGCTGTCGAAGCGGGCAGGCTTCTTGGCGCGGGACTTATCGTGACGGGAAATATCGATCGTGTAGGGGCCGACCTGGTCGTTTCTACGAGAATCATAGATGTCAAGACTGGCGAGATACTTGGGACCAGGCAGGTGCACTGCGCGCAGTGTGGGGCCGATGACATATTCGATGCCATAGATGTCCTGGCAGGAGCACTGGTGGAGCGTTGAATCACGAACAATAGTCGGAAGCCCTTGTGGAGCGTTGACTTTTCATGTGATCTGATTTTATACTGGTTATCCTGAAGATGAACCAGGAGGATGACAGATGGGAAATCCTGCAGCAAGATTAGGCGATATGGCGAACGATTGCGCCGACCCTGTCGACACTCCGACCGGGACCGTCGTTGCAGCGGGAACGGTGATGATCAACAAGATGCCCGCGGCAAAGCAGGGCGACCAGATCGTCGGAGTCGATGTACATATTATCATGATCCCTACGCCTGGTGGCCCGGTGCCGACTCCCCTTCCACACCCTTTCATGGGAATCATAGACAACGGCCTGTCATCATCGGTCAAGATAATGGGGATGCCGGCGGCGACAGTCAACAGCACCGCGACTAATACGCCCCCGCATATCCCGCAGGGTGGCCCCTTCCAGAAACCTCCCGCGAACATGGCCAAGATAATCCTGGGTAGCCCCAATGTCATGATAGCCAATGGTGGCGGAGGAGGGGGCGGAGGAAGTGGCAGCGGTGGAGCGAATGCCGCGACACAGGCTGCAGCTGTAGAGGCAAAGGAAGGCCATTACCTTAATGTCAGTGTAGTGGACAAGGGTGGCAAGCCGGTCACAGGGCCGAAGGTGACGATCAAAGCGCCTGACGGAAGGATCACAGAAGGAGTCCTGACGGGAAAGATAGAAAGAGGCGGAGTGCCCGAAGGTGACCACGAGATCGCCCTGAGCGCGATAGTAAAGGCTGCCTGGTCGGTCCGTGAGGCGGCAGTCGGCGACAAGGTGAAGATGGAAGTGGAGACGGTCGGGATCGAGTCGGGTGAGAAAGCTACTCTGCGGATCTTCATCAAGGATGCCAATTTTGCCGACCATCCCTTCGAATCGATAGAGACGAAAGTCGATTCGGACAAGATCGAACACGAATGGGAACTCAGGGTAGATGAAAAACTGTTCGACGCGCAGGAGTACAAGGAAGGGAAGAACTACTCGAGCCCATACTACTATTTCGTGGTCGAGACCGCCGGTATCAAGCAGAGGTCGGGCCTTTTGAAATACAAGGACTGGCTCGAGCTCGAGTTGAAGGATGATGAAGGCAACGCCCTGGGTGGGGCCGAGTACAAGGTGCATCTGCCCAGCGGCCGCATCGTTACGGGGACCCTGGACGGTAACGGTTACGCCAAGGTGGAGAATATCCCTCCCGGTGAAGTAAAAGTCACATTCGACGCCGGATAAGATTAAGCAGCTACTAATATTTAAGGTATAGATATGGCGAAGACACATGCCAAGGCAGTCTTTTCACTGAACCGAAAAGTCGTCGACGTCCTTGAGTTTGGGGAGGAGTTCTACACAAAGGGATCCCCGGTCTTCATGCCATCCAAGCCGGATGAGGCCGATCAGGGGAAGATACCGGGTATCAAGGGGCTGGCGGCAACATACAAACAGTTCGAATTCGATTCCCGCAAGAGACTTGTCGTTGTGGGACACACAGATACCGGCGGTGATATAAAGAAGAATTTTGAGCTTGCATCAGCGCGCGCGGAAGCGGTCGTATGCCTTCTTGCCGGAAATGTGGACCGTTGGGCCGAGATCTCGGAAAAGGGCCAGAAGGTCGAGGATATTAAACGTATTCTCAATCACTTTCACTTCAACCGGAAGAACTGGAAGTGCAATCCTCCCGATATAAACGACAAATGGGACGGTAATAATGAACAGGGTATTCTCGATGCCACAAAGAAATTCTTTAAAGCCTACAACAAGACACACAGGCCCAGGATCAGCATGGCGCTTGTCGACGGTTCGATAAAAACAGACAAGAAATGGCCAAAGGATGTGTGGAAAGCTGTATTCAGATTATACCTCGAGGAAATGTGTACAGCCCTGAGCATAAAATGGAAATCATACAAAAAGAACCCGAATATAAAGAAGAGAATCAAAAGCGAAATAAAATTTATCCTGGACACAAAGAAGTCTGTCGGATGCGGCGACTCCTTCCCCATGACGGAGCCCAAATTCAAGAGTAATTATCAACAGGACAAATTTCGTAGAGTCGAGCTGCTTTTCTTTAACGGGAAGGATATTAATCAGAAGACGAACCGGATCGGTTCGCGTGTCTTTGCCTGCATGGTGGGTGGTACGACAAAACACACATCTGCAGGTCCGCCAAAATGCCCTCTATGGTACAACAACCATCTCTATGCAAGCTACATAGATCCTGAGAAAGACCTGAAAGCTGTTGCCTATCATATGGCCTTCACCTACATCGATCAGGTCAAGGTAAAAGACAAGAAGCCGACTGTACAGAAAGTGCCTGCCGGTCTTAAGATCGAGGCATATTTCT
Proteins encoded in this window:
- a CDS encoding serine/threonine protein kinase; translation: MIELEKYEILEEIGRGGMAIVYKAKHKLLHSHVAIKVLFPQFTHDEEFLKRFINGARSAAHLKHDNIIPVYDVGDEDGNYYIVMECLEGEGLDEKIKREGKFSEEEIESIMRPLAGALDYAHKRGVIHRDIKSSNIFLAEGGRVVLMDFDIAKASDLTVNLTQDGTLLGTPAYMSPEQARGEKVEFTSDIYSFGVVLYEMATGQVPFTGESTFSVLHQIAMGDPSPPREINPVVSANLDKRILWCMEQLPGDRPGSVGEIFSAEPSGDGKRNAEKSDIKADKKAEKKAAKQKAAEKKAEKKKAAAEKKAAAERKAEGEKDTGSVSGVSETNSELLDTAVLSSRVDNIEKALQTAYVPPATKSQPTKSQPTEKSKRQKTRFRMPRLAKRVVWIIVIIIAAVLIKENMFPENYNFGVKAIFSASESSGELPPPLTAPLELSKNDEGRVRSLHRDALEKIDDGDILKAVEKLAEIRRIDPGNDLAQKGMQRIYDWHLAKAQNMLAGGNFPGYENFMDRAVSYCPSMKMDNLCQRARVYQNSRRFIGKGDTNSAAVYFKILGVHAETMKDWVSDRL
- a CDS encoding protein phosphatase 2C domain-containing protein, with the translated sequence MDIQFGSKTVTGRRKSNQDSIFFMQQNDCFIAAVADGMGGYGGGEVASRIVADVCREKFMMFSTAPEKEQLERTILKIIASSQEHIKMKSVEKEELSKMGTTLTVAIGCMGEYVVGNIGDSRTYLISGDWIEQLTKDNSMGQEYREKFSEEERDSGLLQKISHALTKSLSGGEDEADIYPGEGRRYTFRRNDKLVLCSDGLILDKIGDTGPEILRIMGMDGSHDEAAEALVNWAYENESSDNISVIVVAAGE